The following proteins come from a genomic window of Nicotiana tomentosiformis chromosome 12, ASM39032v3, whole genome shotgun sequence:
- the LOC104087862 gene encoding catalase isozyme 1, giving the protein MDLSKFRPSSAYDSPFLTTNAGGPVYNNVSSLTVGPRGPVLLEDYHLIEKLATFDRERIPERVVHARGASAKGFFEVTHDISHLTCADFLRAPGVQTPVICRFSTVVHERGSPESLRDIRGFAVKFYTREGNFDLVGNNVPVFFNRDAKSFPDTIRALKPNPKSHIQEYWRILDFFSFLPESLHTFAWFFDDVCLPTDYRHMEGYGVHAYQLINKAGKAHYVKFHWKPTCGVKCMSEEEAIRVGGTNHSHATKDLYDSIAAGNYPEWKLFIQIMDTEDVDKFDFDPLDVTKTWPEDILPLMPVGRLVLNRNIDNFFAENEQLAFNPGHIVPGVYYSEDKLLQTRIFAYADTQRHRIGPNYMQLPVNAPKCAHHNNHRDGAMNFMHRDEEVDYLPSRFDPCRHAEQYPIPSRVLTGRREMCVIEKENNFKQAGERYRSWEPDRQDRYVSKWVEHLSDPRVTYEIRSIWISYLSQADKSCGQKVASRLTVKPTM; this is encoded by the exons ATGGATCTCTCTAAG TTTCGACCATCAAGCGCATATGATTCCCCTTTCTTGACAACAAATGCTGGTGGTCCTGTCTACAACAACGTTTCTTCCTTGACCGTTGGACCTAGAG GGCCTGTTCTTCTTGAGGATTATCACTTAATAGAGAAGCTTGCGACTTTTGATCGTGAGCGGATACCCGAGCGTGTTGTTCACGCTAGAGGTGCCAGTGCCAAGGGTTTCTTTGAAGTCACTCATGATATTTCTCATCTTACCTGTGCTGATTTTCTCCGAGCTCCTGGTGTTCAAACACCTGTTATTTGCCGCTTCTCTACTGTCGTCCATGAGCGTGGAAGCCCCGAGTCCCTTAGGGACATTCGCGGTTTTGCTGTCAAATTTTACACCAGAGAG GGTAACTTTGATCTGGTTGGAAACAACGTTCCCGTCTTCTTTAATCGTGATGCAAAATCGTTCCCTGACACGATTCGTGCACTGAAACCAAATCCAAAGTCACACATTCAGGAATACTGGAGGATCCTTGATTTCTTCTCTTTCCTTCCGGAGAGTTTGCATACTTTCGCTTGGTTCTTCGATGATGTTTGTCTCCCGACAGATTACAGACACATGGAAGGGTATGGTGTTCACGCCTATCAATTAATAAACAAGGCTGGGAAAGCACATTATGTGAAATTTCACTGGAAGCCAACTTGTGGTGTTAAGTGCATGTCGGAGGAAGAAGCTATTAGGGTCGGAGGTACAAATCATAGCCACGCCACCAAGGATCTCTACGACTCGATTGCTGCTGGAAACTATCCCGAGTGGAAACTTTTTATCCAAATTATGGATACTGAGGATGTAGACAAATTCGACTTTGATCCTCTTGATGTAACCAAGACCTGGCCTGAGGATATCTTGCCATTGATGCCAGTTGGTCGATTGGTATTGAATAGGAACATTGATAACTTCTTCGCTGAGAATGAGCAGCTCGCGTTTAACCCTGGCCATATTGTCCCTGGTGTTTACTATTCGGAGGATAAGCTTCTCCAGACCAGGATATTCGCGTATGCTGATACTCAGAGACACCGTATTGGACCAAACTATATGCAGCTTCCTGTTAATGCTCCCAAGTGTGCTCATCACAATAATCACCGCGATGGTGCTATGAACTTCATGCATCGCGATGAAGAG GTGGATTATTTGCCCTCAAGGTTTGATCCTTGTCGTCATGCCGAACAGTACCCAATTCCTTCTCGTGTCTTGACAGGAAGGCGTGAAATG TGTGTCATTGAAAAAGAGAACAACTTCAAGCAGGCAGGAGAGAGATACAGATCCTGGGAACCTGACAG GCAAGACAGATATGTTAGCAAATGGGTTGAGCATTTATCTGATCCCCGAGTCACTTATGAGATACGCAGTATATGGATATCATACTTGTCTCAG GCTGACAAGTCTTGTGGTCAGAAGGTCGCTTCTCGTCTCACTGTAAAGCCTACAATGTGA
- the LOC104087869 gene encoding probable serine/threonine-protein kinase PIX13, giving the protein MGKCCLKPEDNLSTTIKLSNPPAALDLNFIMPASKKPSTSLINNAKVVHAEGTTNGGGGGGAGKEEVATSGKIITSNLKMYSFAELKDTILGEGGFGRVFKGWFDNKTLAPSKVGIGMAVAVKKSNADSLQGLKEWHAEVKFLGKFSHPNLVQLIGYCWEEKQFLLVYEYMQKGSLENHLFRKEGAETLSWDTRLKIVIGAARGLAFLHTTEKQVIYRDFKAANILLDGDYNAKLSDFGLAKLGPANGNSHVTTGVVGTYGYAAPEYMASGHLYVKSDVYGFGVVLLEILTGLRVLDLNRPNGEQNLVDWAEPLLPDKKKLRKLMDPRLEGKYPTKAAFEIAQLVLQCLEPDPKTRPSIEQVLESLEKINTIKKKPRECNATHNVRLSTLRKL; this is encoded by the exons ATGGGAAAATGCTGCCTAAAGCCTGAAGATAATCTTTCTACCACTATTAAGCTTTCTAACCCTCCTGCAG CCCTtgatttaaattttattatgCCAGCATCCAAGAAACCTAGTACTTCTCTCATCAATAACGCCAAGGTGGTTCATGCCGAGGGAACCACGAACGGTGGCGGTGGCGGTGGTGCTGGTAAAGAGGAAGTGGCAACAAGTGGGAAAATTATAACATCCAATTTGAAAATGTACAGTTTTGCGGAATTGAAAGATACAATATTGGGGGAAGGAGGATTTGGTAGAGTTTTCAAAGGTTGGTTTGATAACAAGACATTAGCTCCTTCTAAAGTTGGCATCGGAATGGCAGTTGCTGTCAAAAAATCGAATGCAGATAGCCTGCAAGGTCTCAAGGAATGGCAT GCAGAGGTAAAATTTCTGGGAAAATTTAGTCATCCAAATCTAGTACAACTAATCGGATACTGCTGGGAAGAGAAGCAATTCCTACTTGTATATGAATACATGCAAAAAGGAAGTTTAGAAAATCACCTTTTCAGAA AAGAGGGTGCAGAAACACTTTCGTGGGACACAAGACTTAAGATAGTAATAGGAGCAGCTCGAGGTCTAGCTTTTTTGCACACAACAGAGAAGCAAGTCATTTACCGCGATTTTAAAGCTGCCAATATTTTATTGGATGGG GATTATAATGCCAAGCTTTCTGATTTTGGATTGGCTAAGTTGGGTCCTGCAAATGGCAACTCACATGTGACCACAGGAGTTGTTGGTACTTATGGGTATGCAGCTCCAGAGTACATGGCCTCTG GACATTTATACGTGAAGAGTGATGTGTATGGTTTTGGCGTTGTATTGCTGGAGATCTTAACGGGCCTCCGGGTACTGGACCTGAACCGGCCCAATGGAGAACAAAATCTAGTGGACTGGGCCGAACCGTTATTACCAGACAAGAAGAAGCTAAGGAAACTAATGGACCCAAGGCTAGAGGGAAAGTACCCTACAAAGGCTGCATTTGAAATAGCACAACTAGTACTCCAATGTCTTGAGCCTGATCCTAAAACTAGACCTTCCATTGAACAAGTTTTGGAGTCTTTGGAAAAAATTAACACCATCAAGAAGAAACCTAGAGAATGCAATGCCACCCACAACGTTCGCCTCTCCACGTTAAGAAAACTGTAA